The proteins below are encoded in one region of Microvirga ossetica:
- the istB gene encoding IS21-like element helper ATPase IstB encodes MLTHPTLDQLHALGLHGMAKGFKALGANPEADALGHAEWLGLILDHEVTTRQQKRFETRAKTAKLRHPASVEDVDFRAARGLDRALFLKLASCDWIRERRNLLITGPCGVGKSWLACALGHRACREDLSVLYHRVPRLFAALDLARSDGRYSRLLRTLARAKLLVLDDWGPEALTGEQQRDLLEIVEDRYDAGSLLITSQVPVENWYAMIGSLPTLADAILDRVVHNAYRITLTGESLRKTRHAQADA; translated from the coding sequence ATGTTGACCCATCCCACCCTCGACCAGCTCCACGCGCTGGGCCTGCACGGCATGGCCAAGGGCTTCAAGGCGCTCGGCGCCAATCCCGAGGCTGACGCGCTCGGCCATGCCGAATGGCTCGGCCTGATCCTCGATCATGAAGTGACGACGCGCCAGCAGAAGCGCTTCGAGACCCGGGCCAAGACAGCCAAACTGCGCCATCCTGCCAGCGTCGAGGATGTCGACTTCCGGGCCGCGCGCGGCCTCGACCGGGCACTGTTTCTCAAGCTGGCGTCCTGCGACTGGATCCGCGAGCGGCGCAATCTGTTGATCACCGGCCCGTGCGGCGTCGGAAAGAGCTGGCTCGCCTGCGCCCTTGGACACCGCGCCTGCCGGGAGGATCTGTCGGTGCTCTACCATCGTGTGCCGCGGCTGTTTGCAGCGCTCGATCTCGCCCGCAGCGATGGCCGCTACTCTCGCCTGTTACGCACACTCGCCCGGGCCAAGCTGCTGGTGCTCGACGACTGGGGTCCTGAGGCGCTCACCGGCGAGCAGCAGCGCGATCTGCTGGAGATCGTCGAGGACCGCTATGATGCCGGTTCGTTGCTGATCACCAGCCAAGTGCCGGTCGAGAACTGGTACGCGATGATCGGCAGCCTTCCAACTCTGGCTGACGCCATTCTCGATCGGGTCGTGCACAACGCCTACCGGATCACTCTCACCGGCGAGAGCCTGCGCAAGACCCGCCACGCGCAAGCCGACGCTTGA
- a CDS encoding lysine/arginine/ornithine ABC transporter substrate-binding protein, with protein MKSLRVVGLSLLGAALALGGAAAQGKKWDTVKIATEGAYEPWNFTGAGGKLEGFEIDLANDLCNRMKVKCEIVSQDWDGIIPALQAKKYDAIMAGMSITDERKKTIDFSNPYAAGPNGFLVAKNTPLANMPGTGKAYNLSTQQAEAEKAIDALKPLLKGKTIGVQTSTIHSNFADKYLKDVAEIREYKTTEQHDLDLAAGRIDAVLADATALSGTLRKPEFKDYALVGPSITGGLLGPGVGVGLRQGETDLKQMFNDAVAAAKADGTVKRLSEKWFKIDVTPIT; from the coding sequence ATGAAGTCCTTGCGAGTCGTTGGGTTGTCTCTCCTCGGTGCTGCCCTTGCGCTTGGCGGCGCGGCAGCACAGGGCAAGAAGTGGGATACCGTCAAGATTGCCACCGAGGGTGCTTATGAGCCCTGGAACTTCACGGGCGCCGGCGGCAAGCTCGAAGGCTTCGAAATCGATCTCGCCAACGATCTTTGCAATCGCATGAAGGTGAAGTGCGAGATCGTATCCCAAGACTGGGACGGTATCATCCCGGCTCTCCAGGCCAAGAAGTACGACGCGATCATGGCCGGCATGAGCATCACCGATGAGCGGAAGAAGACCATCGACTTCTCGAATCCCTATGCGGCTGGTCCCAATGGCTTCCTGGTGGCGAAGAACACGCCCCTCGCCAACATGCCCGGCACCGGCAAAGCCTACAATTTGTCGACCCAACAGGCCGAGGCCGAAAAGGCCATTGACGCCCTCAAGCCGCTGCTCAAGGGCAAGACCATCGGTGTGCAGACCTCGACCATCCATTCCAACTTCGCTGACAAGTACCTGAAGGACGTTGCGGAGATCCGCGAGTACAAGACCACGGAGCAGCACGATCTCGACCTCGCTGCCGGCCGTATTGATGCCGTGCTGGCGGACGCAACTGCCCTCAGTGGCACGCTGCGCAAGCCTGAGTTCAAGGACTACGCGTTGGTCGGACCATCCATCACGGGAGGCCTGCTTGGCCCCGGCGTTGGCGTTGGATTGCGTCAGGGCGAGACCGACCTGAAGCAGATGTTCAATGATGCGGTCGCTGCCGCCAAGGCAGACGGGACTGTCAAGCGTCTCTCTGAAAAATGGTTCAAGATCGATGTGACGCCCATCACCTGA
- the istA gene encoding IS21 family transposase — MPANREMTMRQMRQVLRLHASGTSDRAIGRIVGAARSTVRDAIQRAKAAGLIWPLPEDLSDTALEEKLFARAGARIGTRRRPEPDWAHLVQELKRPGVSIAILHEEYLADHPDGYGYSRFCDLFRSFERRLTPTMRQHHVAGDKVFVDYSGKKLPIVDPLTGEIRHAEIFVAVLGASNLTYAEATWTQTLPDWIEAHVRMFRFHGGVTKLVVPDNLKSGVHKASFYDPEINRSYGKMAAHYEVGILPARPRRPKDKAKVESGVRFAQFYILGRLRHRTFFSLQEANAAIAEAVTRMNSVPMRRLGVSRRQVFETIEKPALAPLPAQDYVFAHWQFARVGLDYHIEVEGFFYSVPFGLIGQQVEVRVTQRTIEAFHKGGRVAAHARRFAGRAHGTQAEHMPSSHRRYAAWSPERFRSWAAVIGPHTEGLIAAILSARRHPEQGFRTCIGVLQHMRGIPKERVEAVAAKALAIRALTYKSIVSLLDTYHERAPAPAADTPVITHPNVRGPGYFH; from the coding sequence ATGCCGGCAAACAGAGAGATGACCATGCGACAGATGCGGCAAGTGCTACGGCTCCACGCGAGTGGAACCAGCGACCGCGCAATCGGCCGGATTGTCGGCGCGGCGCGCTCGACCGTGCGGGACGCCATCCAGCGGGCCAAGGCGGCCGGGCTGATCTGGCCCCTGCCGGAGGACCTGAGCGATACCGCCCTCGAGGAGAAGCTGTTCGCCCGGGCGGGCGCCCGGATCGGAACGCGCCGCCGGCCGGAGCCGGATTGGGCCCACCTGGTCCAGGAGCTCAAGCGGCCTGGCGTCAGCATCGCCATCCTGCACGAGGAATATCTCGCGGATCATCCGGACGGATACGGCTATTCGCGCTTCTGCGATCTGTTTCGCTCCTTCGAGCGCCGCCTGACGCCGACCATGCGCCAGCATCACGTCGCCGGCGACAAGGTCTTCGTCGATTATTCCGGCAAGAAGCTGCCGATCGTCGATCCGCTCACCGGCGAGATCCGCCACGCCGAGATCTTCGTGGCCGTACTCGGCGCCTCCAACCTGACCTATGCCGAAGCGACCTGGACCCAGACCCTGCCGGATTGGATCGAAGCCCATGTGCGCATGTTCCGCTTCCATGGCGGCGTGACCAAGCTCGTTGTCCCGGACAACCTGAAGAGCGGCGTCCACAAGGCCTCGTTCTACGATCCCGAGATCAACCGCAGCTACGGCAAGATGGCGGCCCACTACGAGGTCGGCATTCTTCCGGCCCGACCGCGTCGCCCGAAGGATAAGGCAAAAGTCGAGTCCGGCGTGCGCTTCGCCCAATTCTACATTCTCGGCCGCCTGCGCCACCGCACCTTCTTCTCGCTCCAGGAGGCCAATGCGGCCATCGCCGAGGCCGTCACGCGCATGAACAGTGTGCCCATGCGCCGGCTCGGCGTCAGCCGGCGCCAGGTGTTCGAGACCATCGAGAAGCCGGCCCTCGCACCATTGCCGGCGCAGGACTACGTCTTCGCGCACTGGCAGTTCGCCCGGGTTGGGCTCGACTATCACATCGAGGTCGAGGGCTTCTTCTACTCGGTGCCGTTTGGCCTCATCGGCCAGCAGGTCGAGGTGCGCGTCACCCAACGCACGATCGAGGCCTTCCACAAGGGCGGGCGCGTGGCTGCCCACGCGCGGCGTTTCGCGGGACGGGCGCACGGCACGCAGGCCGAGCACATGCCGAGCTCTCATCGCCGCTATGCCGCCTGGTCGCCCGAGCGCTTCCGCTCCTGGGCGGCGGTGATCGGCCCCCACACCGAGGGACTGATTGCCGCCATCCTGTCGGCGCGCCGCCATCCCGAGCAGGGCTTTCGCACCTGCATCGGGGTTTTGCAGCACATGCGCGGCATCCCGAAGGAGCGTGTCGAGGCGGTCGCGGCCAAAGCCCTGGCGATCCGGGCGCTGACCTACAAGAGCATCGTGTCGCTACTCGACACCTACCACGAGCGTGCTCCCGCCCCGGCGGCCGACACGCCCGTGATCACCCACCCCAACGTCCGCGGACCGGGGTATTTCCACTGA
- a CDS encoding DUF1194 domain-containing protein: protein MARSGAGGYLSLVAAALLLGLHGFAHAQPEVDLALVLAVDASSSMDADEADLQRQGYAEAFRSAIVQNAIRSGTNGRIAVIYMDWSDAFDQRIVVPWTLIAEAEQAAAFAKRLEEVPTRRAPGATSVSGALDFGRHLLMTAPFKPARKVIDISGDGTNNHGRPVAQARGATVLQGITINGLPLVFKRPDGPMGLWNVERYYRDCVIGGTGAFIIPVYDASHFAEAIRFKLVREIAIPSPDSLFKLAKGEPLMDCREGASNRSMR, encoded by the coding sequence ATGGCCAGATCGGGTGCTGGAGGGTACCTTTCCCTGGTTGCGGCAGCTCTGCTTTTAGGTTTGCATGGTTTTGCCCATGCACAGCCCGAGGTCGATCTGGCGCTGGTGCTGGCGGTGGATGCCTCCTCCTCCATGGATGCCGACGAGGCAGACCTTCAGAGACAGGGCTATGCTGAGGCATTCCGATCGGCCATAGTCCAGAACGCGATCCGCAGTGGAACGAACGGGCGGATCGCCGTCATCTACATGGACTGGTCTGACGCGTTCGACCAACGGATTGTCGTCCCGTGGACCCTCATTGCCGAAGCGGAGCAGGCCGCTGCCTTTGCCAAGAGGTTGGAAGAGGTACCGACTCGTCGCGCACCCGGCGCGACATCTGTTTCAGGAGCCCTCGACTTTGGCCGGCACCTCCTGATGACGGCTCCTTTCAAGCCCGCCCGAAAGGTGATCGACATTTCAGGAGACGGGACGAACAACCACGGTCGACCGGTTGCGCAGGCCCGTGGTGCGACTGTTCTTCAGGGCATCACCATCAATGGACTGCCGCTCGTCTTCAAGCGTCCGGATGGACCGATGGGTCTCTGGAATGTTGAGCGCTATTACCGCGATTGCGTGATCGGAGGCACGGGCGCCTTCATCATTCCAGTATACGACGCCTCCCACTTCGCCGAGGCGATCCGGTTCAAGCTTGTTCGTGAGATCGCCATTCCATCTCCGGACTCATTGTTCAAGTTGGCCAAGGGTGAACCTCTCATGGACTGTCGGGAGGGCGCTTCGAACCGGTCGATGAGATAA
- a CDS encoding DUF6881 domain-containing protein, with amino-acid sequence MKYIKVRWLHTSPDSPVLLYSELNDELWEVRKVEVYADGRVDFADREEQSGSTRLGIEPLPTLEEIAADPEFELTVISAEEFDSAWEVAKARQKDRLPYRVSN; translated from the coding sequence ATGAAATACATTAAAGTTAGGTGGTTACATACTTCGCCCGACTCTCCGGTGCTGCTCTACAGCGAGCTGAATGACGAGCTATGGGAAGTGAGAAAAGTAGAGGTTTATGCCGATGGGCGGGTGGATTTTGCTGATCGCGAAGAGCAATCTGGCAGCACCAGACTCGGCATAGAGCCGCTGCCCACGCTGGAGGAAATCGCGGCTGATCCGGAATTTGAACTGACCGTAATATCAGCCGAGGAGTTCGATTCGGCCTGGGAAGTGGCGAAGGCAAGACAAAAGGATCGGCTCCCCTACAGGGTAAGCAATTAG